The nucleotide sequence AAAACGACCGTTTTAATGAGTGCAAACGCAACGCCGAACGGTTTATAGTCGAGCCGCAAACCGGATACGTATTCTTCGGGGGAGATAACCCCGGCCAGTGTACCTGCAATATAGCCGCCCAGAATTGACAGAAACCCGGCCATGATAACCAGTAGTGGGATCATCAGAACCGAAGCAATGACTTTGGGCAATACCAGATACGAGCTGGAGTTGATGCCCATTACCTCCAGAGCGTCAATCTGTTCAGTAATACGCATGGTACCTAACTCACTGGCTATGTTTGAGCCAACCTTACCCGCCAGCACAATGCACGTGAGGGTTGGAGCCAGTTCGAGAATTGTACTGTCTCGAACGATCAGGGCAATGATATTATGCGGCACAAAGGGGTTCGTGAGATTATAGGCAGTCTGTACGCAGGTTACGGCTCCAATAAACGAATTTACCAAGGCAACAATAAAGATTGAGCCAACTCCAATCGATGTACACTCATTAAGAATCAGCCGCAGATAGACGCCAAGCTTCTCCCGGTTACGGAACAGCGTTCCCAAGAAAATAAAATACTTACCCAGATTAGACATACAGACATGTAGCGAAGCAAACAACCAATCCGCTGGCGCGGTTGTCATCCTTTCGACAGAACCCCGGCAAAGTTAGAATGGTTTCTAACGTAACTTGCGCCGTATCCTAAACCAGGGGGCTTTCGGGTTTGGGCGGATTGAATGTTTGTCTTTGTTTATGAATCCATTGATAGTTGTGACCGGTGGTACAAAAGGTATTGGCCGGGCTATTGTTGATAAATTTGTCGCTGGGGGTTTTGACGCGGTCGTCTGCGCTCGCTCGGTCGATGCGGTACACGGTACGGGACGATTGCCGTTCGCTGCCGATTTGGCGACGCGACAGGGCGTCGATGAATTAGCCAATTACGTTCGGTCGCTGGGTCGCCCGGTCGAGGTGTTGGTTAATAATACGGGCATATTCCAACCGGGCCAGATTCATAATGAGGCCGAAGGGACGTTCGAACAGTTAATGAATACCAACGTAGGCAGTGCCTATCACCTGACGCGGGCTTTGGTTGGCGAGATGATCGCCCGTAGGCAGGGGCATATTTTTATGATGTGTTCCACTGCCAGTATTACTCCTTATACCAACGGCGGTTCATACTGCATCTCCAAATTTGCTCTTTTGGGTATGAGCCGCGTTCTGCGTGAAGAGCTTAAACCGCACGATGTGAAGGTAACGGCCATCCTGCCCGGTGCAACGTTCACCGCCAGCTGGGAAGGCTCCGGGCTGCCCGAAGATCGGTTTATGAAAGTTGAGGATATCGCTAACAGTGCCTGGGCCGCGTATACTTTATCCAAAAGTGCCGTAGTGGAAGAAATTCTTATTCGGCCCCAGTTAGGCGATATTTGATTCTATCTTCGCCAGACAGTCGGCAGGGGCTGACGGCTCGTAATTTTTGGGTAACTACTTTGGACTAACTACTCTTTTGTATCTTGCACCCTACTTCATCCAACCAAACCTGAAATTGCAAATCATAAATCATAATTTAGGTAATGTCTTCTGTTGAGTATCTGGGAATTGACGTCGGCGGTACGAACGTCAAGATGGGTATCGTTGAGGCCGACACCGGCAAAATTTCCAACTTCTACAGCCACGACACCATAAGCTGGCGGCAGTCGGGACACTTCATCGAGCGGTTTGGTGACGCAGTGGCGTTGCAGCTGCTAGCAAATAAGGAGGTTAAACAGGTAGGCATTGGATTGCCGGGCATGCTTAATCGCGAGCGTACCGTACCCCTTGAAATCACGGCTATTCCTGAGATCAATAATGTTCCCATGGTGGACATTCTGTCCAAACGGTTTCCGGGAGTGCAGTTTTTTCTGGAGAACGATGCCAACGCGGCTGCGTTAGGGGAGTACTATTTTGCGGAAGAAAAAATTACGGAAAACTATATCTTCATCACGCTGGGTACAGGCGTGGGTGGGGCCGCTATCATCAATAAAAAAATCTTTACGGGTGGTGATGGTAACGCTATGGAACCGGGGCATATACCTTCCCGGCACGGTCGGGTGCTGGAGCGGAACATCGGCAAAAAGGAACTGCTTGAGCTGGCCTGCGAGCGTCGTAACGAATACAAAGGCGATACGCACCTGCCCAGCGACGGCAGCATCTCAACAACGGGCCTTGTAGCCGCAGCTGGTGAAGGTGACGAGCTGGCTCTCCAAATCTGGAACGAAGTAGGCGAGATGCTTGGCGAGGGCTTAGCGGCCCTCATCAAAATATTAGATATCAAGCAGGTTCTGATCGGTGGCGGACTATCCGCTTCGTTTGATTATATCCTGCCTGCCGTTAACAATACGCTCGATTACTGGCTCAATCCGTATTATAAAAATGGCCTGGCCATCAAGCGTGCTACGTTAGGCAACGATGCTGGTCTGCTGGGGGCGGCTTCGCTATGTTTTGAGTAGAAGGTATACATAACACAGTTGGGGCCGGTACCTTTTTAGCGTATCGGCCCCAACTGTTTGTACGAAGCGGTTTATACTACGTTTACCTCCGGGGTAATGGTTATACCATACTTCGCCAGTACAGATTCCTGTATTTGCCTGGCAAGGGCCAGAATTTGAGCACCAGTGGCATTGCCGTAATTCACGAGAACTAACGCTTGTCGGGCATGCACACCAACATCGCCGGAGCGATAGCCTTTCCAGCCGGCCTGCTCAATAAGCCAGCCCGCCGGAACTTTGACCATATCGTCACCAACGGGATAGCCGGGCAAAGAAAGGTATTGCACCCTGAGAGCCTCAAACTGGTTTTTAGAAATTTCAGGATTTTTAAAGAAGCTGCCTGCGTTCCCAATTTCGGCCGGGTCCGGAAGTTTACTGCGCCGAATGTTGATAACCGCGTCGCTTATGGCCTGAATGGATAACGTTTCCTCCGTAATACCCATTGCTTCCAGCGTTTCCTGGATGGCTCCGTAGCGGGTGTGGAAAGTGGGTC is from Spirosoma taeanense and encodes:
- a CDS encoding SDR family oxidoreductase → MNPLIVVTGGTKGIGRAIVDKFVAGGFDAVVCARSVDAVHGTGRLPFAADLATRQGVDELANYVRSLGRPVEVLVNNTGIFQPGQIHNEAEGTFEQLMNTNVGSAYHLTRALVGEMIARRQGHIFMMCSTASITPYTNGGSYCISKFALLGMSRVLREELKPHDVKVTAILPGATFTASWEGSGLPEDRFMKVEDIANSAWAAYTLSKSAVVEEILIRPQLGDI
- a CDS encoding ROK family protein encodes the protein MSSVEYLGIDVGGTNVKMGIVEADTGKISNFYSHDTISWRQSGHFIERFGDAVALQLLANKEVKQVGIGLPGMLNRERTVPLEITAIPEINNVPMVDILSKRFPGVQFFLENDANAAALGEYYFAEEKITENYIFITLGTGVGGAAIINKKIFTGGDGNAMEPGHIPSRHGRVLERNIGKKELLELACERRNEYKGDTHLPSDGSISTTGLVAAAGEGDELALQIWNEVGEMLGEGLAALIKILDIKQVLIGGGLSASFDYILPAVNNTLDYWLNPYYKNGLAIKRATLGNDAGLLGAASLCFE
- a CDS encoding MlaE family ABC transporter permease, which produces MSNLGKYFIFLGTLFRNREKLGVYLRLILNECTSIGVGSIFIVALVNSFIGAVTCVQTAYNLTNPFVPHNIIALIVRDSTILELAPTLTCIVLAGKVGSNIASELGTMRITEQIDALEVMGINSSSYLVLPKVIASVLMIPLLVIMAGFLSILGGYIAGTLAGVISPEEYVSGLRLDYKPFGVAFALIKTVVFAFLISTISAYRGYNVQGGALEVGSASTSAVTTSCIAVVAADFVLTQLLLT